A single region of the Terriglobales bacterium genome encodes:
- a CDS encoding HlyD family efflux transporter periplasmic adaptor subunit, translated as MNLTETLNVALPEIPIHAQRQGYFRLHPSLVGREHMEGDERVVSAVISKRPELFTFTPEQWAIVNLFDGKRSYEEIAELYAQQSGVRYSPEEIRTYAEELDAVDFWFKTPLEKNIALRQKLAEGRALQAKKQSRFGDVSHIEFNAWDPDNYLEVVNRALSFMYTPWFTLLTVASFLLMGYIFFIKWEEIGVDTLQFYNMTAKSGWEIAEFWLLACFVLFIHETAHGISCKHYGGHVHRMGFHLVYLTPAFFTDVTEAWVYAGKWQRVVTIVSGAWSEMMICAIATPLWYVTPYGSWVHDFAYKMILITGLGVIFFNWNPLIKLDGYYLLTEIISIPNLKEDSTAYTSALVKKYFWRLPIEIPYVPKKRRFGYVFYALTSGLYSYTILYFVARFAGNITRGFSGDWAFIPATLAGLLIFRSRIKTLVAFMKTVYLDKKERVRAWFTPRRRVAAAVAAAVLLFAPIWRDSVEGRYVLEPNATSVLRAAVPGRVELVNVSEGQRVKAGDVLMRVRNFDVESAAGKANAQLVYAKAELNEAQLRSLDFAKAQNARNQSRTDAEGTRDRMDRLVVRSPRDGVVASPRPEDLANSYVKEGVELLEVADTSTLKARLYVPEFDLRKVTVGAKASLLPEGRLLPLTGTVDSVLPASEDIQAGLTPHAEYKGIRPPKYYVVTIVIPNPDGSLLLGMPGTAKVYHGWRSLVAMLWEPVWNTVRRKIW; from the coding sequence ATGAATCTTACCGAGACTCTGAACGTCGCGCTCCCTGAGATCCCCATCCACGCGCAACGCCAGGGATACTTCCGCCTGCACCCGTCGCTGGTCGGCCGAGAGCACATGGAAGGCGACGAGCGCGTCGTCAGCGCGGTCATCTCCAAGCGTCCCGAGCTGTTCACCTTCACGCCCGAGCAATGGGCCATCGTCAATCTCTTTGACGGCAAGCGCTCCTACGAGGAGATCGCGGAGCTCTATGCCCAGCAGAGCGGCGTGCGCTATAGCCCGGAAGAGATCCGCACGTATGCCGAGGAGCTCGACGCCGTCGACTTCTGGTTCAAGACTCCGCTGGAGAAGAACATCGCGCTCCGGCAGAAGCTGGCCGAAGGGCGCGCCCTGCAGGCCAAGAAACAATCGCGCTTCGGCGACGTCTCCCACATCGAGTTCAACGCCTGGGACCCCGACAACTACCTGGAGGTGGTGAACCGCGCGCTCAGCTTCATGTACACACCGTGGTTCACGCTGCTCACCGTCGCGTCCTTCCTGCTGATGGGATACATCTTCTTCATCAAGTGGGAAGAGATCGGCGTCGACACGCTGCAGTTCTACAACATGACCGCGAAGAGCGGCTGGGAGATCGCCGAGTTCTGGCTGCTCGCCTGCTTCGTCCTGTTCATTCACGAGACCGCCCACGGCATCTCGTGCAAGCACTACGGCGGGCACGTCCATCGCATGGGCTTCCACCTCGTGTACCTGACGCCCGCGTTCTTCACCGACGTCACCGAAGCCTGGGTCTATGCCGGCAAGTGGCAGCGCGTGGTGACCATCGTCTCAGGCGCGTGGTCGGAGATGATGATCTGCGCCATCGCCACGCCGCTCTGGTACGTCACTCCCTACGGCAGCTGGGTCCACGACTTCGCCTACAAGATGATCCTGATCACCGGTCTCGGTGTCATCTTCTTCAACTGGAACCCGCTCATCAAGCTCGACGGCTACTACCTCCTCACCGAGATCATCTCCATCCCCAACCTGAAAGAGGATTCGACCGCCTATACCTCGGCCTTGGTGAAGAAGTACTTCTGGCGCCTGCCCATCGAGATCCCCTATGTCCCCAAGAAGCGGCGTTTCGGTTACGTCTTCTACGCCCTCACCTCGGGCCTCTACAGCTACACCATCCTGTATTTCGTTGCGCGCTTCGCGGGGAACATCACGCGCGGCTTCAGCGGCGACTGGGCGTTCATTCCAGCGACGCTGGCCGGGCTCCTCATCTTCCGCTCCCGGATCAAGACCTTGGTGGCCTTTATGAAGACGGTTTATCTCGACAAGAAAGAGCGCGTGCGGGCGTGGTTCACGCCCCGGCGCCGGGTCGCGGCCGCAGTCGCCGCGGCGGTACTCCTCTTCGCCCCCATCTGGCGCGACTCGGTGGAAGGTCGCTACGTTCTTGAACCCAACGCTACCTCCGTGTTGCGCGCCGCCGTTCCCGGCCGGGTCGAGCTGGTCAACGTCTCGGAAGGCCAGCGCGTGAAAGCAGGCGACGTGTTGATGCGGGTGCGGAATTTTGACGTGGAGTCGGCCGCTGGGAAGGCGAACGCACAGCTCGTCTACGCCAAAGCGGAGCTGAACGAGGCGCAACTTCGCTCGCTGGATTTCGCCAAGGCACAGAACGCGCGCAACCAGTCGCGTACCGATGCGGAAGGGACCAGGGACCGCATGGATCGGCTGGTCGTCCGGAGCCCGCGCGACGGCGTGGTGGCCAGCCCGCGGCCTGAGGACCTCGCCAATAGCTACGTCAAGGAAGGCGTCGAGCTGCTCGAGGTGGCGGACACGTCCACTTTGAAGGCCCGCCTCTATGTGCCGGAATTCGACCTCCGCAAGGTTACCGTCGGCGCGAAGGCCAGTCTCCTGCCGGAAGGCCGTCTCCTTCCCCTTACGGGGACCGTGGATTCCGTGTTGCCTGCTTCCGAAGACATCCAGGCGGGACTGACGCCGCATGCCGAATACAAGGGCATCCGTCCGCCGAAGTACTACGTCGTCACCATCGTGATCCCGAACCCTGACGGCTCCCTGCTGCTCGGCATGCCCGGCACCGCGAAGGTTTACCACGGCTGGCGCAGCCTGGTTGCGATGCTCTGGGAGCCCGTCTGGAACACTGTGCGCCGGAAGATCTGGTAG
- a CDS encoding collagen-like protein, producing the protein MAIQKKSLINSRAALKKAIIAREKTNLSGSKGLSGAKGLSGAKGLSGAKGLSGAKGLSGAKGLSGAKGLSGAKGLSGAKGLSGAKGLSGAKGLSGAKGLSGAKGLSGAKGLSGAKGLSGAKGLSGAKGLSGAKGLSGAKGLSGAKGLSGAKGLSGSKMVE; encoded by the coding sequence ATGGCGATCCAGAAGAAGTCATTGATCAACAGCCGGGCGGCCCTGAAAAAGGCCATCATCGCCCGTGAGAAGACCAACTTGAGCGGTTCCAAGGGTTTGAGCGGCGCGAAGGGCTTGTCGGGCGCGAAGGGTCTGTCGGGCGCGAAGGGTCTGTCGGGCGCGAAGGGTCTGTCGGGCGCGAAGGGCCTGTCGGGCGCGAAGGGCCTGTCGGGCGCCAAGGGCCTGTCGGGCGCGAAGGGCCTGTCGGGCGCGAAGGGCCTGTCGGGCGCGAAGGGCCTGTCGGGCGCGAAGGGCCTGTCGGGCGCGAAGGGCCTGTCGGGCGCGAAGGGTCTGTCGGGCGCGAAGGGTCTGTCGGGCGCGAAGGGTCTGTCGGGCGCAAAGGGTCTGTCGGGCGCGAAGGGTCTGTCGGGCGCGAAGGGTCTGTCGGGCGCAAAGGGTCTGTCGGGCGCCAAGGGCCTCTCGGGCAGCAAGATGGTCGAGTAA
- a CDS encoding sigma-54 dependent transcriptional regulator — translation MRTTAAAKAPETYRVAIVTPDEGVLPEVEEFLAKYFAVNFLRSVPELQPLLEEVDAILLDIDAVGEKAEDGIGTLQELRGINQDFILIALTRSRNRAIRLKAGQVADEFFVAPVDFQELQIVLSRALEKREMELESRRLREEIASKYSLGEIVGGSEQMRRVYDAITRIAESPSTVMIRGESGTGKELVARALVRFSMRSEKPFVSVNCAALPENLIEAELFGHEKGAFTGAHAARAGHIELAHGGTLFLDEIGALDLALQSKLLRVLEERTVQRLGGKTPKKVDFRLLTATNDDVEEMVRTGRFREDLYYRIHVVPIHLPPLREREGDIPLLVEHFLRVYCAANKLPLKKVEPDVMDVLEDYSWPGNVRELENVVQRLVLMVEGSAITVKHLPQQLLASSAAKQEALLIPEEGIDFDEEMQRIETAYLQAAMRRAGGKKAAAAQILRIDSRRMAYLCAKYRIEG, via the coding sequence ATGCGCACGACCGCCGCCGCCAAGGCGCCCGAAACCTACCGCGTCGCCATCGTCACTCCTGACGAAGGCGTGCTGCCGGAGGTCGAGGAATTCCTCGCCAAGTATTTTGCCGTGAACTTCCTGCGCTCGGTGCCTGAGCTCCAGCCGCTGCTGGAGGAGGTCGACGCCATCTTGCTCGACATCGACGCGGTCGGCGAGAAGGCGGAAGATGGGATCGGGACCTTGCAGGAGCTGCGAGGGATCAACCAGGACTTCATTCTGATCGCGCTGACGCGCTCGCGCAACCGTGCCATCCGGCTGAAGGCGGGGCAGGTGGCGGACGAGTTCTTCGTTGCGCCGGTCGACTTCCAGGAGCTGCAGATCGTGCTTTCGCGCGCGCTCGAAAAGCGCGAGATGGAGCTGGAAAGCCGCCGCCTGCGCGAGGAGATCGCGAGCAAGTACTCGCTGGGCGAGATTGTGGGCGGCTCTGAGCAGATGCGCCGCGTCTACGACGCCATCACCCGCATCGCCGAGAGCCCCAGCACGGTGATGATCCGCGGCGAGAGTGGCACGGGCAAAGAATTGGTAGCGCGCGCCTTGGTCCGGTTCTCCATGCGCAGCGAGAAACCGTTCGTGAGCGTGAACTGCGCCGCGCTGCCGGAGAACCTGATCGAGGCCGAGCTGTTCGGGCACGAGAAGGGAGCGTTCACCGGCGCCCACGCGGCGCGTGCGGGACATATCGAGCTGGCGCACGGCGGGACGCTGTTCCTCGACGAGATCGGCGCCCTTGACCTAGCGCTGCAGAGCAAGCTGCTGCGGGTCCTGGAAGAACGCACCGTGCAGCGCCTCGGCGGCAAGACTCCCAAGAAAGTGGACTTCCGGCTTCTCACGGCCACTAACGACGACGTGGAAGAGATGGTGCGGACCGGCCGCTTCCGGGAGGACCTCTATTACCGCATCCACGTGGTGCCGATCCATCTGCCTCCGCTGCGGGAGCGGGAGGGCGACATCCCACTCCTGGTCGAGCACTTCCTGCGGGTGTATTGCGCGGCCAATAAGCTGCCGCTGAAGAAGGTGGAGCCGGACGTGATGGATGTGCTCGAGGACTACTCATGGCCGGGGAACGTCCGCGAGCTGGAGAACGTGGTGCAGCGCCTGGTGCTGATGGTGGAGGGAAGCGCTATCACGGTGAAGCACCTGCCGCAGCAATTGCTGGCGTCGTCGGCCGCCAAGCAGGAGGCCCTGCTCATCCCGGAGGAAGGCATCGACTTCGACGAGGAGATGCAGCGCATCGAGACCGCGTACCTGCAAGCGGCGATGCGGCGAGCGGGGGGAAAGAAGGCGGCGGCGGCGCAGATCCTGCGCATCGACTCGCGGCGCATGGCCTATCTCTGCGCCAAGTACCGCATCGAAGGCTGA
- a CDS encoding efflux RND transporter periplasmic adaptor subunit produces MAALPLAMFLAGCSGSNASAAKTETAPNPAVTKATAATTTGPDDGVIASGPLIVENQVEVEAQRDGMMSRVVADIGSQVKQGQLLAELDSRQALAERNGAAARVRSLEFDVKGWEYEVKAQEAELARMEKLAESGLVTAQELDKARYKTQGARFETERIRASLESAREQLKGAEVELAKIRIVAPFAGVVGRRYVRAGDKVTAGERLFWVTATSPLRVRFTLPEKYIGRVQKGDMLELTVADAPEMKHAAKIVLVSPVVDPASGTIEVAAEVVSPGKDLRPGMSANISFEHPK; encoded by the coding sequence ATGGCAGCGCTCCCGCTGGCGATGTTCCTGGCCGGCTGCAGCGGCTCGAATGCGTCGGCGGCGAAGACGGAGACCGCGCCCAATCCCGCTGTCACAAAAGCAACTGCGGCCACCACCACCGGCCCCGACGACGGCGTCATCGCCAGCGGCCCGCTCATCGTCGAGAACCAGGTCGAGGTCGAAGCCCAGCGCGATGGCATGATGAGCCGCGTCGTCGCCGACATCGGATCGCAGGTGAAACAGGGGCAGTTGTTGGCTGAGTTGGACAGCCGGCAGGCCCTGGCCGAGCGCAACGGCGCCGCCGCCCGCGTCCGCAGCCTGGAATTCGATGTGAAGGGCTGGGAATACGAAGTGAAGGCCCAGGAGGCCGAGCTGGCCAGGATGGAGAAGCTAGCGGAGTCCGGCCTGGTCACCGCGCAGGAACTCGACAAGGCGCGCTACAAGACGCAGGGCGCCCGCTTCGAGACCGAACGCATCCGCGCAAGCCTGGAAAGCGCGCGCGAGCAGCTCAAGGGCGCCGAAGTCGAGCTGGCGAAGATCCGCATCGTCGCTCCATTCGCCGGCGTCGTCGGACGCCGCTACGTCCGTGCCGGCGATAAGGTCACGGCCGGCGAGCGCTTATTCTGGGTGACCGCGACTTCCCCGCTCCGCGTCCGCTTCACGCTTCCTGAAAAATACATCGGCAGGGTGCAAAAAGGGGACATGCTGGAGCTCACCGTCGCGGACGCACCCGAGATGAAGCACGCCGCCAAGATCGTCCTAGTGAGCCCGGTCGTCGATCCCGCCAGCGGCACGATCGAGGTCGCCGCCGAAGTCGTCTCGCCCGGCAAGGACCTGCGGCCCGGCATGTCGGCGAACATCAGCTTCGAACACCCGAAATAG
- a CDS encoding PaaI family thioesterase — protein sequence MKRTLHGHGTKHLKIPKGVRNRCFGCGRDNPEGMRLKFFLDEKRQRCIGRFRLPKRYVGPPGHAHGGVIATILDEAMGKVNKLRHVVAMTRSMEVEYLKPVPLGKPITVEGYELRVHGRKHTNVAEIRNAQGELLARSTGLFIAIDPHKMFARHIKGMRER from the coding sequence ATGAAACGCACCCTGCATGGCCACGGCACCAAGCACCTCAAGATCCCCAAGGGGGTTCGTAACCGCTGCTTCGGATGCGGCCGCGACAACCCCGAGGGCATGCGCCTCAAGTTCTTCCTCGACGAGAAGCGCCAGCGCTGCATCGGACGCTTCCGCCTGCCAAAACGTTATGTCGGACCACCCGGCCACGCCCACGGCGGCGTCATCGCCACCATCCTCGACGAAGCCATGGGCAAGGTGAACAAGCTGCGCCACGTCGTTGCGATGACCCGCAGCATGGAGGTCGAGTACCTGAAGCCGGTGCCGCTCGGCAAGCCCATCACGGTCGAGGGCTACGAGCTGCGGGTCCACGGCCGCAAGCACACCAACGTAGCCGAGATACGCAATGCTCAAGGTGAGCTCCTGGCGCGCTCGACCGGCTTGTTCATTGCCATCGACCCGCACAAGATGTTCGCCCGGCACATCAAGGGGATGCGCGAGCGCTAG